The Antarcticibacterium sp. 1MA-6-2 genome has a window encoding:
- the merTP gene encoding mercuric transport protein MerTP, giving the protein MDTSQNKYNKAAFGGVVAAIAASLCCIAPVLALVAGTSGMATTFSWMEPFRPYLIALTVLILGLAWYRKLRSRKEAESDCGCAEDEKQSFLQTKKFLLGVTLFAGLMLAFPNYSEVFYSQPKKEIVYVSQSNIVKEVFVVEGMTCAGCEAPVEGKVSKLNGIISVNASYENANTVVEYDKTKVNRAAIITAISSTYYKVVDK; this is encoded by the coding sequence ATGGATACATCCCAAAATAAATACAATAAAGCTGCTTTTGGCGGAGTAGTAGCAGCTATAGCGGCTTCTTTATGCTGTATTGCACCAGTTCTTGCCCTCGTAGCAGGTACAAGTGGCATGGCAACTACCTTCTCGTGGATGGAACCTTTCCGGCCTTATTTAATTGCTCTCACGGTTTTAATCCTGGGCCTGGCCTGGTATCGAAAGTTGAGGTCCCGAAAAGAAGCTGAAAGCGACTGCGGATGTGCAGAAGATGAAAAACAATCTTTTTTGCAGACAAAGAAGTTTTTATTAGGTGTAACATTATTTGCAGGCCTCATGCTGGCTTTTCCAAATTACTCCGAGGTATTTTACAGCCAACCCAAAAAAGAAATAGTCTATGTCTCACAATCAAATATTGTTAAGGAGGTATTTGTTGTAGAAGGAATGACCTGCGCAGGATGTGAAGCACCTGTGGAAGGTAAGGTAAGTAAACTCAATGGCATTATTTCGGTCAATGCCAGTTATGAAAATGCCAATACGGTAGTTGAATATGACAAAACAAAAGTAAATAGGGCTGCAATTATTACTGCCATAAGCAGTACTTATTATAAGGTAGTAGATAAGTGA
- a CDS encoding CusA/CzcA family heavy metal efflux RND transporter yields the protein MINKIIGFSINNKFIVGLLTLALIGAGIWSMMTVNLGSVPDITNNQVQVITQSPSLGTEDIEQFVTYPVELAMGNLPGVIELRSVSRFGLSVVTIVFEDDMGTYLPRQLVQEKLTELQETIPENFGSPTMGPISTSLGQIYEYTVQPLPDYEEEYTPTELRSIQDWIIKRQLTLLEGVVEVNSFGGYIKQYEVAISPEKLNALDVSISQVYEALARNNVNTYGAYIEKNKMSNFIRGEGLIQSLDDIRKIVVTNENGTPVTIGDIAEEVGFGSQVRYGAFTQDGEEAVGGIIMMLKGSNPNAVIQRVQERMAEVESSLPEGLEIRPIIDQSALIGRTTDTVTKNLLEGALIVIFALVFLLGSLRGGLITATTIPLSLLFAFILMKQFGVWANLMSLGAIDFGIIIDGAVIIIEGAVYEIHKRVKAGKVKFNQAVMDEVAYDSGSTMMGSAFFGQVIILIVFAPILFLTGVEGKMFKPMAYTFGFAMIGAIILCLTYVPMMTALFMKPIQNKKNWYGKLERWLEKVSDKIIGGIHRAYLPLLKASLRLKAAVIIGSIVLLGAAGYIFSTMGGEFIPQLDEGDIAMQALIRPGSSLNESIEVSKKIETLLLDNFPEIETATARIGVADIPTDPMPMDIADMYIILEKDRDKWVSADSKEELIEQIRDLLDKHLTGVNLVFTQPIELRFNELLEGVREDIAVKLYGEDLEVLSTKVQEMAEIIQTVPGTGDVNAERTSGLPQMTVRYNRDKLAQYGLEIEKINEYINTAFAGGVAGVVFEGERRFDLVVRFDEEHRQSIEDIRTLYIDLPNGTQVPINEVADISYIPGPMQISRDDTYRRTYVGVNVRGRDVESVVNDIQAKLDAELDLPPGYYIEYGGEFENLQSAKDRLVIVVPIALFLIFVLLYFALGSFSQSIMIYMAIPLAAIGGIFALWLRDMPFSISAGVGFIVLFGVAVLNGLVLVNRFNSLKEEGVTSIKDRIFMGTKERIRPIMLTAVTDILGFMPMAFSTSAGAEVQQPLATVVIGGMLTATLLTLVVLPVLYTLIENMKNKRNNDNGFAPVPAILVVLLSIGGLIGFSTPAQAQENNSLQENFPAQTETIVQQDSLSSLSLEEAKKLAIEAFPRIRAAALEIESQQALKKTAWDLGNTQIFTGAEEINNGSGNADLGVYTQIGVQQQNIDIFGIAPRLRLQKERVALAKEALDLSILEVELEVSQAWASVYAAKNEYETLRSLDSAFTDIERAAQIRLETETISRLEYLATVNQGNEVEIQKEQAYRDYLSALQRFNLWFASDTLYTVPNVPADQFDEPISELLQPLGNHPLLNVYEQRVEVADATIRERRSQFLPKFQAQYGRQKIDGQTGFYQYQVGISIPLFFGPELGRTQSARIDREIAEANLQQTQFELKTAYAEAREEYLKWLNSWTYYQEEALPLAIEQRTGAIIAYREGAIDYVTFLQNIRDAVRIEVNAWDALGNYLDSRSQLEYYINTSE from the coding sequence ATGATTAATAAGATCATTGGATTTTCTATAAACAACAAGTTTATAGTGGGTCTACTTACATTGGCTCTAATTGGAGCCGGAATCTGGTCTATGATGACCGTGAACCTAGGTTCGGTTCCTGATATTACAAATAACCAGGTACAGGTTATTACCCAATCTCCCAGCTTAGGTACTGAAGATATTGAACAATTTGTCACCTATCCCGTCGAGTTGGCTATGGGAAACCTTCCCGGGGTAATAGAATTAAGGTCCGTTTCCCGCTTCGGACTCTCCGTTGTAACCATTGTTTTTGAAGATGACATGGGCACCTATTTGCCCCGGCAACTGGTTCAGGAAAAATTGACCGAGCTGCAGGAAACCATTCCGGAAAATTTTGGCAGCCCCACTATGGGACCAATTTCTACTAGTTTGGGACAGATATATGAATATACCGTTCAGCCGCTACCAGATTATGAAGAGGAGTATACTCCTACGGAGCTTCGAAGCATTCAGGATTGGATAATCAAGAGACAGTTAACCTTGCTGGAAGGTGTCGTGGAAGTGAATTCATTTGGTGGATACATCAAGCAGTACGAAGTAGCTATTAGCCCTGAGAAATTAAATGCGCTGGATGTAAGCATCTCCCAGGTATATGAGGCCCTGGCCCGGAATAATGTAAATACTTACGGAGCCTATATAGAAAAAAACAAAATGTCCAACTTCATTCGTGGAGAAGGCCTTATCCAGTCTTTAGATGACATCAGGAAAATAGTTGTCACCAATGAAAATGGCACTCCTGTTACCATTGGGGATATAGCCGAAGAAGTGGGTTTTGGAAGTCAGGTGCGTTATGGTGCTTTTACCCAGGATGGAGAAGAAGCCGTAGGAGGTATTATTATGATGTTGAAAGGTTCCAATCCTAATGCAGTGATACAGAGGGTCCAGGAAAGGATGGCGGAGGTAGAAAGCTCCTTGCCGGAAGGTCTTGAAATAAGACCTATCATTGACCAAAGTGCCCTTATTGGCAGAACTACTGATACTGTAACTAAAAACCTGCTGGAAGGTGCTTTGATCGTAATCTTTGCATTGGTATTCCTGTTGGGGAGTTTGCGTGGAGGTTTAATTACTGCAACCACCATTCCTCTTTCTTTACTGTTTGCATTTATCCTAATGAAACAGTTTGGGGTTTGGGCAAACTTAATGAGTTTGGGTGCCATTGACTTCGGGATAATCATTGACGGTGCGGTTATTATCATAGAAGGTGCCGTTTATGAAATCCATAAAAGGGTTAAAGCCGGAAAAGTTAAATTTAATCAGGCTGTCATGGACGAGGTAGCTTACGACTCTGGAAGCACTATGATGGGCTCGGCCTTTTTCGGCCAGGTTATCATTCTTATTGTGTTTGCGCCCATCCTGTTCCTAACAGGAGTGGAAGGAAAAATGTTCAAGCCCATGGCCTACACCTTCGGGTTTGCAATGATAGGTGCCATCATCTTGTGCCTCACCTACGTACCTATGATGACTGCATTGTTTATGAAGCCAATTCAAAACAAGAAAAACTGGTATGGCAAGTTAGAACGCTGGCTGGAAAAAGTTAGTGATAAAATTATTGGTGGTATCCATCGGGCCTACCTTCCGCTCTTAAAAGCGTCCCTTCGCCTCAAAGCTGCGGTTATCATAGGATCTATCGTTTTATTGGGGGCTGCAGGTTACATTTTTTCCACGATGGGGGGAGAATTTATTCCGCAGCTTGATGAAGGGGACATTGCCATGCAAGCTTTAATTCGTCCAGGTAGTTCATTAAATGAATCTATTGAAGTCTCTAAAAAAATTGAGACCTTACTGTTGGACAACTTCCCGGAAATAGAAACAGCAACAGCCCGAATTGGGGTGGCCGATATTCCTACCGATCCCATGCCGATGGATATAGCAGATATGTACATAATTCTCGAAAAAGACAGGGACAAATGGGTATCTGCTGATAGCAAAGAAGAACTTATTGAACAAATCAGGGACCTGCTGGACAAGCATCTCACAGGTGTCAATCTGGTTTTTACCCAGCCTATAGAGCTTAGATTTAATGAGCTTTTGGAAGGGGTAAGAGAAGATATTGCGGTAAAACTCTATGGGGAGGATTTAGAAGTTCTTTCTACTAAAGTCCAGGAAATGGCAGAGATTATTCAAACCGTACCCGGAACAGGAGATGTAAATGCAGAGAGAACTTCTGGTCTCCCACAAATGACGGTACGCTATAATCGGGACAAGTTAGCACAGTATGGACTGGAAATCGAAAAAATAAATGAATATATAAATACCGCTTTTGCAGGTGGAGTAGCCGGGGTTGTTTTTGAAGGAGAAAGGCGTTTCGATTTGGTAGTGCGCTTTGATGAAGAGCACCGACAGAGTATTGAAGATATACGGACCTTATACATTGATCTGCCTAATGGTACCCAGGTTCCAATTAATGAAGTAGCCGATATAAGTTATATACCAGGACCGATGCAAATTTCCAGGGACGACACCTATCGAAGAACATACGTTGGGGTAAATGTGAGGGGCCGTGACGTAGAGTCGGTGGTCAATGACATCCAGGCAAAACTGGATGCCGAACTGGATTTACCCCCGGGATACTACATTGAATACGGGGGGGAATTTGAGAACCTTCAAAGTGCCAAAGACCGCCTGGTTATAGTGGTGCCAATCGCCTTATTCCTGATTTTTGTACTACTTTATTTTGCACTTGGATCTTTTTCGCAATCTATCATGATCTATATGGCCATTCCATTAGCGGCCATTGGGGGTATTTTCGCCCTCTGGCTCCGGGACATGCCGTTCAGTATTTCGGCAGGTGTAGGCTTTATCGTGCTCTTTGGAGTGGCAGTTCTTAATGGGCTGGTGCTGGTGAACCGTTTCAATTCCTTGAAAGAAGAAGGCGTAACCAGTATCAAAGACCGGATTTTTATGGGTACCAAGGAACGAATTAGGCCGATTATGCTTACAGCGGTAACAGATATTTTAGGGTTCATGCCTATGGCATTTTCCACATCAGCAGGAGCAGAGGTACAGCAGCCATTAGCTACAGTAGTAATTGGAGGAATGCTTACAGCTACCCTTCTCACCCTTGTGGTGTTGCCAGTCCTTTATACTTTAATAGAAAATATGAAAAATAAAAGAAATAATGATAATGGGTTTGCTCCGGTTCCAGCTATTTTAGTGGTCTTGCTTTCCATTGGAGGCTTAATTGGTTTTAGCACCCCTGCACAGGCACAGGAAAACAATTCTTTACAGGAAAATTTTCCGGCTCAGACTGAGACAATTGTCCAACAGGATTCTTTGTCAAGCCTCTCGTTAGAAGAGGCCAAAAAACTTGCTATAGAAGCTTTTCCGAGAATAAGAGCCGCTGCCCTGGAGATAGAAAGCCAGCAGGCTTTAAAGAAAACAGCCTGGGACCTGGGAAATACGCAAATATTTACCGGGGCGGAAGAAATTAACAACGGTTCGGGTAATGCTGACCTTGGGGTTTATACACAAATCGGGGTTCAGCAGCAGAATATCGACATCTTCGGGATTGCCCCTCGCCTGAGGTTGCAGAAAGAAAGAGTGGCCCTTGCTAAAGAAGCCCTTGATCTTTCCATTCTTGAAGTAGAGCTGGAGGTAAGTCAGGCCTGGGCTTCGGTGTATGCTGCTAAAAATGAATATGAAACATTGAGGAGTCTGGATTCAGCCTTTACCGATATTGAAAGGGCTGCACAGATCAGGCTGGAAACCGAGACTATTTCCAGGCTAGAATACCTGGCTACAGTAAACCAGGGCAATGAGGTTGAAATACAAAAAGAGCAGGCATATCGGGATTATTTAAGTGCCCTGCAGCGATTCAACCTGTGGTTTGCCAGTGACACACTTTATACGGTACCTAATGTTCCTGCCGATCAGTTTGATGAGCCCATAAGTGAATTACTGCAACCCCTTGGGAATCATCCCCTGCTCAATGTGTATGAGCAACGGGTAGAGGTGGCTGATGCAACTATAAGGGAAAGGCGATCGCAGTTTCTTCCGAAATTTCAGGCGCAGTACGGTAGACAAAAAATCGACGGGCAGACAGGCTTCTACCAGTATCAGGTTGGCATCAGCATTCCTTTGTTCTTTGGACCCGAGCTGGGGAGGACACAATCTGCCAGGATAGACAGGGAAATAGCTGAGGCAAATTTACAGCAAACGCAGTTTGAGCTAAAGACAGCTTATGCTGAGGCACGCGAAGAATACCTGAAGTGGCTTAATTCCTGGACATATTATCAGGAAGAAGCGCTCCCATTAGCCATAGAGCAACGGACAGGAGCCATTATCGCTTATCGGGAGGGAGCTATTGACTATGTGACTTTCCTGCAAAACATCCGGGATGCTGTACGGATAGAAGTAAATGCCTGGGACGCATTGGGCAATTATCTCGACAGCCGCTCTCAACTCGAATATTATATAAATACTTCGGAATAA
- a CDS encoding efflux RND transporter periplasmic adaptor subunit — MGEVHLSELKFNSLDIKVDTLPTRPLSEVVEATGQLEVPPQYEATVTATLGANVTSIEVIEGDEVRKGQTLAYLSHPNLTRLQTDYMTAYSRMQNLEQEFNRQQRLYEQEVGSGKMFQQAQADYRVVQAEVKGLESQLRRLNLNVASIREGNINENIPVVSPIQGNIEDVSVQIGQYVDPQTELFEVINTEHVHADLMVFAKDVYKIKEGQKVLLQMESIPGRSYTAEIYSVGKKFEQNPKAVHVHAEIQEETGNLVPGMYINGRIITGAQYGGDGFARRGGSGGRREILHLHC; from the coding sequence ATGGGGGAAGTGCATCTCTCCGAGCTCAAGTTCAACAGCCTGGACATAAAAGTGGACACTTTGCCCACCCGGCCACTTTCCGAGGTAGTGGAAGCTACAGGGCAACTGGAAGTACCGCCACAGTACGAGGCTACCGTAACCGCTACTTTAGGCGCCAACGTGACTTCTATTGAAGTTATTGAGGGGGATGAAGTTAGAAAAGGCCAAACCCTGGCGTATCTTTCCCACCCTAACCTCACCAGGTTACAGACTGATTATATGACAGCTTATAGTCGTATGCAGAACCTGGAACAAGAATTTAATCGCCAGCAAAGGCTGTACGAACAGGAAGTTGGTTCGGGTAAAATGTTTCAACAGGCACAGGCTGATTATCGGGTGGTACAGGCAGAAGTAAAAGGCCTGGAGTCACAGCTAAGACGGTTAAACCTAAATGTTGCGTCCATACGAGAAGGAAATATTAATGAGAATATACCTGTGGTAAGTCCAATCCAGGGGAACATTGAAGATGTTAGTGTGCAGATAGGACAATATGTTGATCCTCAAACCGAGCTATTCGAAGTGATTAATACCGAACATGTACATGCCGATTTAATGGTATTTGCCAAAGATGTATACAAGATTAAAGAAGGGCAAAAGGTTTTACTTCAAATGGAATCCATACCAGGAAGATCTTATACTGCTGAGATCTATTCCGTCGGTAAAAAGTTCGAGCAAAATCCCAAAGCTGTTCACGTTCATGCAGAGATACAGGAGGAAACAGGAAACCTTGTTCCAGGTATGTATATCAACGGAAGGATTATTACAGGCGCTCAGTACGGAGGTGACGGCTTTGCCCGAAGGGGCGGTAGTGGAGGAAGAAGGGAAATCCTACATCTTCATTGCTGA
- a CDS encoding transcriptional repressor, with amino-acid sequence MTESNNNKISPVKEVLTVCLTNRISFSGTIYGIDVKYKSKMKELEKLLTEKKVRATAMRLLVLKTLQKQKFTVSLQDLESVFEKADRITLYRTLKTFERKGLIHSIVDGTGTTKYALCEEGCECAPENMHVHFYCQNCRETFCLPKSKVPEVPLPEHFVSKEAELLVKGVCGKCSG; translated from the coding sequence TTGACGGAGAGCAACAACAATAAAATAAGTCCTGTAAAGGAAGTTCTAACTGTTTGTCTTACTAATCGGATTTCCTTTTCAGGCACAATTTACGGTATTGATGTGAAATATAAATCCAAAATGAAGGAGCTTGAAAAATTACTGACTGAAAAAAAAGTAAGGGCAACGGCCATGCGGTTGTTGGTCCTTAAAACACTGCAAAAACAAAAATTCACGGTGAGTTTACAGGATTTAGAATCGGTTTTTGAAAAGGCCGACAGAATAACCCTGTACCGTACGCTAAAAACTTTTGAGAGAAAAGGTTTGATACACAGTATAGTGGACGGGACCGGAACAACCAAATATGCATTATGCGAAGAAGGTTGTGAATGCGCCCCCGAAAATATGCACGTACATTTTTATTGTCAAAACTGCCGGGAAACCTTTTGCCTGCCCAAATCAAAAGTCCCCGAAGTGCCCTTGCCGGAGCATTTTGTATCAAAGGAGGCAGAGTTGTTGGTAAAAGGGGTTTGCGGCAAATGTTCAGGCTAA